In one window of Chelmon rostratus isolate fCheRos1 chromosome 19, fCheRos1.pri, whole genome shotgun sequence DNA:
- the ier3ip1 gene encoding immediate early response 3-interacting protein 1, producing MAFTLYSLIQTAILCTNAIAVLHEERFLSKIGWGVDQGVGGFGDDPGVKAQVLNLIRSVRTVMRVPLIIVNSACIVLLLLFG from the exons ATGGCGTTTACTCTGTACTCTCTCATCCAGACGGCTATTCTGTGCACTAATGCGATCGCTGTGTTGCACGAGGAGAGGTTTCTCAGCAAGA tcGGCTGGGGTGTTGACCAGGGAGTTGGAGGTTTTGGGGATGATCCAGGAGTCAAAGCCCAGGTCCTCAATCTCATCCGCTCAGTCCGGACTGTCATGAGAG TGCCTTTAATAATAGTGAATTCAGCCTGCATTGTCCTGCTGTTACTGTTCGGTTGA
- the skor2 gene encoding SKI family transcriptional corepressor 2 codes for MDKTHLSSSNDIIMTSSTVPYQQEPLTPPRPTHLHSSSSSLSSPSPSSSSSPLKPNQVGQVILYGVPIVSLVIDNTERLCLAQISNTLLKNYSYNEIHNRRVALGITCVQCTPVQLEILRRAGAMPISSRRCGMITKREAERLCKSFLGENSPPKLPDNFAFDVTHECAWGCRGNFIPARYNSSRAKCIKCSLCNMYFSPNKFIFHSHRTPDAKYTQPDAANFNSWRRHLKLSDKIPADELVYAWEDVKAMFNGGSRKRALPSSAHCSSMGPMKTLPGSVVPHMMGPDLSAQKRARYEDEDDLDGGSLSPRKTPRSYPVIPVPSKGFSMLQKFPPTSLFPSPYPFPAFGLCQQKKDDSDVSGGQKGAGLSGLLWPGRKDTFYPPFCMFWPPRAAGGIPVPTYLQPQHSTLSSLADNPSLRQAFLDLSDPNETGTVAGNGNSVSATMAPGSGTATPRSGLFDPECTTVTPDLRPVTSEGWLKLLDTPSIQTRKPSYGSAFRPVIKDAESIAKLHSNGGGVSGATDEDFGVVVTRSDRHQRLSPSSSCSFGSESGGDGEAEGVESEEEGEVDVESSKQEDEEEDASFTNRPSQTQTNLYLSALSDTPGEERGKERGSGTVYPSTSPSSSSNLIQQESPSLPASPPASLPLSSSTPPHREDPAYKNVHKNRDEGLPAYATKDSSSISDENKEQNSFFVPESETSAPDYWRESSGDQSQGAASPGPLKKDVENMEKEELQKVLLEQIDFRRRLEQEFHALKGTSPFPVFHNFQDQMKRELAYREEMVQQLQMIPYANIIRKEKISSHLNK; via the exons ATGGATAAGACCCATCTTTCGAGCTCTAATGACATCATAATGACGAGCTCAACAGTCCCCTACCAGCAGGAACCCCTGACTCCACCAAGACCCACCCATCTccactcctcatcctcttcactATCCTCCccttctccatcctcttcctcctcacccctcAAGCCTAACCAGGTTGGCCAGGTCATCCTGTACGGCGTTCCCATTGTATCGCTGGTCATTGATAACACTGAGAGACTTTGTCTGGCACAGATTTCTAACACACTCCTCAAGAACTACAGTTACAATGAGATTCATAATCGTCGCGTGGCGCTGGGTATCACCTGTGTCCAGTGCACTCCGGTTCAATTGGAGATTCTTCGTCGGGCCGGCGCCATGCCCATCTCCTCACGCCGCTGTGGCATGATCACCAAGCGTGAAGCCGAGCGCCTCTGCAAGTCCTTCCTGGGAGAGAACTCACCGCCCAAACTGCCCGACAACTTTGCCTTTGATGTGACACATGAATGCGCCTGGGGTTGCCGTGGTAACTTCATCCCGGCACGCTACAACAGCTCCAGGGCAAAATGCATCAAGTGCTCCTTATGCAACATGTACTTCTCCCCAAATAAGTTCATTTTCCATTCCCACCGCACGCCAGATGCCAAATACACCCAGCCTGATGCTGCCAACTTTAACTCGTGGCGACGACACCTCAAGCTCAGTGATAAAATTCCAGCCGATGAGTTAGTTTACGCATGGGAAGACGTCAAAGCTATGTTCAATGGAGGAAGCCGGAAGAGAGCGCTGCCCTCCTCAGCCCACTGTTCCTCCATGGGCCCTATGAAGACTCTGCCAGGTTCGGTGGTGCCTCACATGATGGGACCTGACCTGAGTGCTCAGAAAAGAGCCCGCtatgaagatgaggatgatcTGGACGGAGGCAGTCTGTCTCCCCGTAAGACACCTCGTAGCTACCCTGTCATCCCTGTCCCAAGCAAAGGCTTCAGCATGCTGCAGAAGTTCCCTCCCACGTCTCTCTTCCCCTCGCCGTACCCCTTCCCAGCATTTGGCCTCTGCCAGCAGAAAAAAGACGACAGTGATGTTTCAGGTGGGCAGAAAGGAGCAGGGTTGTCGGGACTTTTATGGCCTGGGCGTAAAGACACTTTTTATCCTCCTTTCTGCATGTTTTGGCCACcaagagcagcaggaggaatcCCTGTCCCCACCTACCTCCAGCCTCAGCACAGCACCCTCTCCTCCTTGGCAGATAACCCCTCTCTCAGGCAGGCCTTTTTGGATCTTTCGGACCCCAACGAGACTGGAACTGTAGCTGGCAATGGAAACAGTGTTAGTGCAACCATGGCCCCTGGCAGTGGGACTGCCACACCCAGATCCGGGCTGTTTGACCCAGAGTGCACAACAGTAACCCCTGACCTTCGCCCTGTGACGTCAGAGGGCTGGCTCAAACTCCTGGACACCCCATCCATCCAAACCAGAAAGCCAAGCTATGGCTCGGCCTTCCGCCCCGTCATTAAGGATGCCGAAAGCATCGCCAAGCTCCACAGCAATGGTGGAGGAGTCTCTGGGGCAACAGATGAGGATTTTGGTGTTGTGGTCACCAGGTCAGACCGCCACCAGCGGCTAtcacccagcagcagctgtagcttCGGAAGCGAAAGTGGAGGcgatggagaggcagagggagtggagagtgaggaggagggggaggtggatgTGGAGTCGTCGaagcaggaggatgaggaggaggatgcaaGCTTTACAAACAGGCCGTCACAGACTCAAACCAACCTGTACCTCTCTGCGCTGAGCGATACtcctggagaggagagggggaaggagagagggagtggcACAGTGTATCCCAGcacctccccttcctcctcctcgaACCTCATCCAGCAGGAGTCCCCCAGCTTGCCTGCCTCCCCTCCTGCCAGCCTgcctctctccagctccaccccaccccaccgAGAGGACCCAGCTTACAAAAAC GTTCACAAAAATAGAGACGAAGGACTACCTGCTTACGCAACCAAAGACAGCTCCAGCATTTCTG atgaaaacaaagagcagaataGTTTCTTTGTACCAGAGAGCGAGACGTCAGCGCCCGACTACTGGAGGGAAAGCTCAG GTGATCAAAGCCAAGGTGCAGCCTCTCCTGGGCCGCTTAAGAAGGATGTTGAGAACATGGAGAAGG AGGAGCTCCAGAAGGTCCTGCTGGAGCagatcgacttcaggaggaggCTGGAGCAAGAGTTCCACGCTCTGAAGGGCACCTCACCATTTCCTGTCTTCC ATAATTTCCAAGACCAGATGAAACGAGAGCTCGCCTACAGAGAAGAGATGGTCCAACAGTTACAGATG atTCCCTACGCAAACAtcatcagaaaagaaaagatcagCTCCCATCTGAACAAGTAG